The following coding sequences lie in one Hyphobacterium sp. CCMP332 genomic window:
- a CDS encoding malate/lactate/ureidoglycolate dehydrogenase, which produces MQPGDIRIPAAELINFGTAALTKAGARASDARLVADHLVMANLTGHDSHGIGLLPAYVKHAVDGLVDVKATPEILHDNGAILKVAGHDAWGRMAGEFAMTAAFPKAEELGVCAVTLSNAHHLGRIGAYGEMAANAGFSAIFFVNVTDHDPMVAPYQGTDARFGTNPVCIALPPTGTKPAFLLDMATSRIAMGKARVAANKGLRVPFGAILDENGLPTDDPSGFKGFEQKGALAPFGDHKGYGLAFAAELLAGVYSGGGTIQPGNERRGGIRNQMIAVIMQPDAFGDAETMERETDAMWEYALASPPADWDSPVVAPGDPERSLRARRSSEGVPMDPETLKQLNAAAEAVGIEGRLGF; this is translated from the coding sequence ATGCAACCTGGCGATATCCGCATCCCTGCCGCCGAGCTGATCAATTTCGGCACCGCGGCCCTGACAAAAGCCGGGGCGCGCGCCAGCGATGCGCGTCTGGTTGCCGATCACCTCGTGATGGCCAATCTGACGGGGCATGACAGTCACGGCATCGGCCTGTTGCCGGCCTATGTGAAGCATGCGGTCGACGGGTTGGTGGACGTCAAGGCGACGCCGGAAATCCTGCACGACAATGGCGCGATCCTGAAAGTCGCCGGTCATGACGCCTGGGGCCGGATGGCCGGCGAATTTGCCATGACGGCAGCGTTTCCAAAGGCCGAAGAACTGGGCGTGTGTGCGGTGACCTTGTCCAATGCGCACCATCTCGGACGCATCGGCGCCTATGGAGAGATGGCGGCCAATGCCGGGTTTTCGGCGATCTTCTTCGTCAATGTCACCGATCACGATCCGATGGTGGCCCCCTATCAGGGCACGGATGCGCGCTTTGGCACCAATCCGGTCTGTATCGCCCTCCCCCCCACCGGCACCAAGCCCGCCTTCCTGCTGGACATGGCGACCAGCCGCATTGCCATGGGCAAGGCGCGCGTCGCCGCCAATAAAGGTCTGCGCGTGCCGTTCGGGGCGATCCTCGATGAAAACGGCCTGCCGACGGATGATCCCTCGGGTTTCAAGGGGTTTGAACAAAAGGGCGCGCTCGCCCCGTTTGGCGATCACAAGGGGTATGGCCTCGCCTTTGCGGCGGAACTCCTCGCCGGGGTCTATTCCGGCGGCGGCACGATCCAGCCCGGAAATGAACGCCGCGGCGGCATTCGTAACCAGATGATCGCCGTCATCATGCAGCCCGATGCCTTTGGCGACGCCGAAACGATGGAGCGCGAGACCGATGCGATGTGGGAGTATGCCCTCGCCTCCCCGCCCGCGGACTGGGACAGCCCGGTCGTGGCCCCCGGTGATCCGGAGCGGTCCTTGCGCGCGCGCCGTTCGTCGGAAGGCGTGCCGATGGATCCCGAGACGCTGAAACAGCTGAATGCGGCCGCTGAGGCGGTGGGAATTGAGGGGCGGCTGGGTTTTTGA
- the lpdA gene encoding dihydrolipoyl dehydrogenase yields MSDLSCDVLVVGGGPGGYPAAIRAGQLGLDTIIVDRDGWGGTCLNRGCIPSKAFIHAADKFHEMSHHANNAALGISLSAKPTLDMKGLVAWKDEIVGKLTGGVEGLLKAANVRSISGWAEFEDAKTCTVTLEGGSKQKITAKNVILATGSVEVELPFLKFGGKVIGSTGALDLEKLPKKLVVVGGGYIGLELGIAYRKLGSEVTFVEALDRILPVYDKELTRPITRWLKENGIAVHTSCKARGMVEEGGKTFLEFETAKGETERLEADNILVSVGRKPNMTGWGLDKMGIPSDGKFLKVNERCETGMRGVYALGDLTGEPLLAHRATAQGERVAEIIAGHKTAFDPVAIAAVCFTDPEVVGVGVTPDEAKDKGETVITGKFPLAANGRYLSMEGGADGGFIRITARESDHVILGIHAVGKHVSELSGEFALAMEMGARLEDIAGTVHVHPTLTEGFAEAALAALGHPIHISAPKK; encoded by the coding sequence ATGAGCGATCTGAGCTGTGATGTATTGGTAGTGGGCGGTGGTCCCGGTGGGTATCCGGCGGCAATCCGCGCGGGCCAGCTGGGGCTGGACACCATTATCGTCGACAGGGATGGCTGGGGCGGTACCTGCCTCAATCGCGGCTGTATCCCGTCCAAGGCCTTCATCCACGCCGCCGACAAATTCCACGAGATGAGCCACCATGCGAACAATGCCGCGTTGGGGATTTCGCTTTCCGCCAAGCCAACACTCGACATGAAAGGCCTTGTCGCCTGGAAAGACGAAATCGTCGGAAAGCTGACCGGCGGTGTTGAAGGCTTGCTGAAAGCCGCAAATGTCCGGTCCATTTCCGGCTGGGCCGAGTTTGAGGACGCCAAGACCTGCACCGTCACGCTGGAAGGCGGCTCGAAACAGAAAATCACCGCGAAGAATGTGATCCTCGCCACCGGCTCGGTCGAGGTCGAACTGCCCTTCCTGAAATTTGGCGGCAAGGTCATCGGCTCCACCGGCGCGCTGGATCTGGAAAAACTGCCCAAGAAGCTCGTCGTCGTGGGCGGCGGCTATATCGGTCTGGAGCTTGGCATTGCCTATCGCAAGCTGGGATCAGAGGTCACCTTCGTCGAGGCGCTGGATCGCATCCTGCCCGTCTATGACAAGGAGCTGACCCGCCCGATCACCCGCTGGCTGAAAGAGAATGGTATTGCCGTTCATACCTCCTGCAAGGCCAGGGGCATGGTGGAAGAAGGCGGCAAGACTTTCCTCGAATTCGAAACCGCCAAGGGCGAGACCGAGCGTCTGGAAGCCGACAACATCCTCGTCTCTGTGGGCCGCAAGCCGAACATGACCGGTTGGGGTCTGGACAAGATGGGCATCCCCAGTGACGGCAAATTCCTGAAAGTGAATGAGCGCTGCGAAACCGGCATGCGCGGCGTTTATGCGCTGGGCGATCTGACCGGCGAACCCCTGCTGGCCCACCGCGCCACCGCGCAGGGCGAGCGCGTCGCAGAGATCATCGCCGGTCACAAGACCGCCTTTGACCCCGTCGCCATTGCCGCGGTCTGCTTCACCGATCCGGAAGTGGTCGGCGTGGGTGTCACGCCGGACGAGGCAAAGGACAAGGGTGAGACCGTCATCACCGGCAAATTCCCGCTCGCCGCGAATGGCCGTTACCTCTCCATGGAAGGCGGCGCCGATGGCGGCTTTATCCGCATCACGGCGCGCGAAAGCGACCACGTCATTCTCGGCATTCATGCCGTCGGCAAGCATGTCTCCGAACTCTCCGGTGAATTTGCGCTGGCCATGGAGATGGGCGCGCGTCTGGAAGACATCGCCGGCACCGTCCATGTCCACCCGACACTAACGGAAGGCTTTGCCGAGGCCGCGCTCGCTGCGCTGGGCCATCCCATCCACATCTCGGCACCGAAGAAGTAA
- a CDS encoding alpha/beta hydrolase has translation MKRFIAAAFGLAFLTTTAHAQNIEPTEDNIVYGMVSGAAMLMDLYVPDEANGASVIVVPGSGWYRPEIYSAPQLKDLSGYDYVRNIVGELQMNGYTVFVINHRSSPGNRFPAAVNDTRRAVRYVRTISESLGLDPMRIATLGHSSGANLATMAALMDDAPGEGVDPIDQTSAAVQAVVGIATPFMLAGDPAEADSYAAQTITMYTGVPYFGPDNHYQAAPPIHVQASPATYVDASDPPLYMIDSADDPVVPISQGDYMLTVLNAAGARYEHVRTDGGEHNPEFDVAAMIDWLDGVLGE, from the coding sequence ATGAAACGCTTTATCGCTGCCGCCTTCGGGCTGGCCTTTCTGACCACGACCGCCCATGCGCAAAACATCGAGCCGACCGAGGACAATATCGTCTACGGCATGGTGTCGGGCGCGGCCATGCTGATGGACCTCTACGTGCCGGACGAGGCGAATGGCGCGTCGGTCATCGTGGTGCCGGGCTCCGGCTGGTATCGGCCCGAAATCTATTCCGCCCCGCAACTCAAGGACCTGTCGGGCTATGATTATGTCCGCAATATCGTCGGCGAGTTGCAGATGAATGGCTATACGGTGTTTGTCATCAATCACCGCTCCTCGCCCGGCAATCGCTTTCCGGCGGCGGTGAATGATACGCGCCGCGCCGTGCGCTATGTGCGGACGATCTCCGAAAGCCTCGGGCTGGACCCGATGCGGATCGCCACTCTGGGCCATTCCTCAGGGGCGAACCTCGCCACCATGGCTGCGCTGATGGATGATGCGCCGGGCGAAGGCGTGGACCCGATTGACCAGACCTCTGCCGCCGTTCAGGCGGTGGTTGGCATCGCCACGCCCTTCATGCTGGCCGGTGATCCGGCCGAGGCGGATTCCTATGCGGCGCAGACCATCACCATGTATACGGGCGTGCCCTATTTCGGGCCGGACAATCATTATCAGGCGGCCCCGCCCATCCACGTGCAAGCCTCCCCGGCCACTTATGTTGATGCCAGTGACCCGCCGCTCTACATGATCGATTCCGCCGATGATCCGGTCGTGCCCATTTCGCAGGGCGATTACATGCTGACCGTTCTGAACGCGGCAGGTGCGCGCTATGAACATGTCCGCACGGATGGCGGTGAGCATAATCCGGAATTTGACGTTGCGGCGATGATTGACTGGCTGGACGGGGTGCTGGGGGAGTAA
- a CDS encoding thioesterase family protein, with translation MTALATSFETAFLHTQAVEEDDIDFMGHVNNLVYLRWAGEMAERHWQAVASDDLQAAGLWVVLRHEIDYLRELKRGEEVELRTWVDPVKGVRCPRHVDIRKAGADKPSARVLTTWTFIDAETHRPKRLPPEMKALFGM, from the coding sequence ATGACGGCGCTGGCCACCAGTTTCGAGACCGCCTTCCTCCACACACAGGCCGTGGAAGAAGACGACATCGATTTCATGGGGCATGTGAACAATCTGGTCTATCTGCGCTGGGCCGGGGAAATGGCCGAGCGTCACTGGCAGGCCGTGGCATCAGATGACCTGCAAGCCGCCGGGCTCTGGGTCGTTCTGCGCCACGAGATCGACTATCTGCGTGAATTGAAGCGGGGCGAAGAGGTCGAGCTGCGCACCTGGGTCGATCCGGTGAAAGGCGTGCGCTGTCCGCGCCATGTCGACATCCGCAAGGCAGGGGCGGACAAGCCGTCAGCCAGAGTCTTGACCACCTGGACCTTCATCGACGCCGAAACCCATCGTCCCAAACGCCTGCCCCCCGAAATGAAAGCCCTGTTCGGGATGTGA
- the mscL gene encoding large conductance mechanosensitive channel protein MscL: MFKEFRDFAMRGNVVDLAVGFILGGAFSTIVRSLVNDILMPPLGLVLGGVDFTNLFITLGDAEYETLAAAQEAGAATINYGMFINNVIAFVILAFALFLIIKGMNSMKKKEEEAPAAPPAPSKEEVLLTEIRDLLAKKA; the protein is encoded by the coding sequence ATGTTCAAGGAATTCAGGGATTTTGCCATGCGTGGCAATGTGGTCGATCTCGCGGTCGGCTTCATTCTCGGTGGCGCGTTTTCGACCATCGTCCGGTCATTGGTGAATGACATTCTGATGCCGCCGCTCGGTCTGGTGTTGGGCGGGGTGGATTTCACCAACCTCTTCATCACGCTGGGCGATGCCGAATACGAAACCCTGGCCGCCGCGCAGGAGGCCGGTGCCGCGACCATCAATTACGGCATGTTTATCAATAATGTCATCGCCTTCGTCATTCTCGCCTTCGCGCTCTTCCTGATCATCAAGGGCATGAATTCGATGAAAAAGAAGGAAGAGGAAGCGCCAGCCGCACCGCCGGCCCCTTCGAAGGAGGAAGTGCTCCTGACCGAGATTCGCGATCTTCTGGCCAAAAAGGCCTGA
- a CDS encoding NAD(P)H-dependent oxidoreductase yields the protein MAGAQSPAYVGTLYEGFGGNMGLIDDEIAPRRILILAAHPAPRRSVAGKALRAAAREVEGVTFADLYAEYPRGDIHADTEQARAAAHDVIIFLHPFYWYSTPAILKDWQDIVLEHGWAFGSTGKALTGKIFFSALTAGNPEESYADDGYNRFTVRQMLTPLEQTADYCGMVYLPPFAFFRAGHAGEDNRLNEHVAEWKGLLAALRDHTLDIEGARPLPLLNGQLTSLTGEG from the coding sequence ATGGCGGGCGCGCAATCGCCTGCCTATGTTGGGACGCTGTATGAGGGATTCGGAGGGAATATGGGCCTGATCGATGATGAAATCGCGCCGCGACGCATCCTGATACTGGCGGCCCACCCTGCCCCGCGGCGCTCTGTTGCCGGCAAGGCGCTCCGTGCTGCGGCGCGGGAGGTTGAGGGCGTGACCTTTGCCGATCTCTATGCCGAATATCCGCGCGGCGATATTCATGCGGATACCGAACAGGCGCGCGCAGCGGCCCATGACGTCATCATCTTCCTGCACCCCTTCTACTGGTATTCCACACCCGCCATTCTGAAAGACTGGCAGGACATTGTGCTGGAGCACGGCTGGGCGTTCGGCAGCACCGGAAAGGCGCTGACCGGGAAAATCTTTTTCTCCGCCCTGACCGCCGGGAACCCGGAAGAGAGCTATGCGGATGACGGCTATAACCGTTTCACCGTGCGGCAGATGCTGACGCCGCTGGAACAGACGGCGGATTATTGCGGCATGGTCTATCTGCCGCCCTTTGCGTTTTTCCGCGCCGGCCATGCCGGGGAAGACAATCGCCTGAATGAACATGTCGCCGAGTGGAAAGGCCTTCTGGCCGCCTTGCGCGATCACACGCTGGACATCGAGGGCGCCCGGCCCCTGCCGCTCCTGAACGGGCAGCTGACGTCACTGACAGGGGAGGGTTAG
- a CDS encoding cation:proton antiporter, whose translation MAGLLLDATIYLVAAVILVPICTRFGLGSVLGYLIAGVLIGPVLGLVGQETQDLQHIAEFGVVMMLFLIGLELEPRALWDMRTRLLGLGGLQVGLTAALIAAACMAMGLQWSVAIAIGLTFALSSTAIVMQSLAEKKLDKTEGGRASFSILLFQDIAVIPMLAFLPLLALPMVMGSGLEADIAHGADAAHGAVDAAHDGDSSHGPSLNLTEGLPGWAYGLTVLAAVGVVVGGGMYLTRPLFRFIARSGLREMFTATALFLVIGIALLMTLVGLSPALGTFLAGVVLANSEYRHELEADIEPFKGLLLGLFFITVGAGIDFDVLTADWMLIGGLVAALIGAKAAVLMVLAFVFKLRGRNRWLMALSLAQAGEFGFVLISFNVQNNVIPADLVPVLSLVVALSMLVTPLLFILYERVFHNKYAESETAHDPDEIDQRGTTIIAGHGRFGQIVHRVLRASGYEIVVLEHKSDFVDNMAKFGVKTFYGDATRPDLLHAAGLKDARQFVAAIDDKDQITELVKHVRRERPDIHIVARAIDRHHVYQLYAAGANDIIRETFDSAVRAARSALEGLGEHPFEAEKAVRYFVRHDRETLVKLAAAWREGQSVFENQEYLDIARRQNELMEQTMRNDREVGRDNAMERAWMPPDIRPEEEVDES comes from the coding sequence ATGGCCGGATTACTGCTGGATGCCACCATCTATCTGGTCGCCGCCGTCATTCTGGTGCCGATCTGCACCCGCTTCGGCCTCGGCTCCGTGCTCGGCTATCTGATCGCCGGCGTGCTGATCGGACCGGTCCTCGGACTGGTCGGGCAGGAAACGCAGGATTTGCAGCATATCGCCGAGTTCGGCGTGGTGATGATGCTCTTCCTGATCGGGCTGGAGCTCGAGCCTCGTGCCCTGTGGGACATGCGCACACGGCTTCTGGGTCTGGGTGGTTTGCAGGTCGGGCTGACGGCGGCCCTCATCGCGGCGGCGTGCATGGCGATGGGCCTGCAATGGTCCGTCGCGATCGCCATCGGCCTGACCTTTGCGCTCTCTTCCACCGCCATTGTGATGCAATCGCTGGCCGAGAAGAAACTGGACAAGACCGAGGGCGGGCGCGCCAGCTTCTCCATCCTGCTCTTTCAGGACATTGCCGTCATTCCCATGCTGGCCTTCCTGCCGCTTCTGGCCCTGCCGATGGTCATGGGAAGCGGACTGGAAGCCGATATCGCTCACGGAGCTGACGCCGCTCATGGCGCGGTGGATGCGGCGCATGACGGCGATAGCTCCCACGGTCCGAGCCTGAACCTGACCGAAGGCCTGCCGGGCTGGGCCTATGGCCTGACCGTTCTGGCGGCGGTGGGCGTGGTGGTCGGCGGCGGCATGTATCTGACCCGCCCCCTCTTCCGCTTTATCGCGCGCTCCGGCCTGCGCGAAATGTTCACCGCAACGGCGCTCTTCCTCGTGATCGGCATTGCCCTGCTGATGACGCTGGTGGGCCTGTCACCGGCACTCGGCACCTTCCTTGCGGGTGTGGTGCTGGCGAACTCGGAATACCGGCACGAGCTGGAAGCCGATATCGAACCCTTCAAGGGGCTGTTGCTGGGCCTGTTCTTCATCACGGTCGGGGCCGGCATTGATTTTGACGTGCTGACGGCTGACTGGATGCTGATTGGCGGGCTGGTCGCGGCGCTGATCGGGGCCAAGGCAGCGGTGCTGATGGTGCTGGCCTTCGTGTTCAAACTGCGCGGACGCAATCGCTGGCTGATGGCGCTGTCACTGGCGCAGGCCGGTGAGTTCGGCTTCGTCCTGATCAGCTTCAACGTCCAGAACAATGTCATCCCGGCGGATCTGGTGCCGGTCCTGTCGCTGGTCGTGGCGCTTTCCATGCTGGTCACGCCGCTTCTTTTCATCCTTTATGAGCGGGTCTTTCACAACAAATACGCGGAAAGCGAAACCGCGCATGATCCGGACGAAATCGATCAACGCGGCACCACCATCATCGCCGGGCATGGCCGCTTCGGGCAGATCGTGCACCGTGTCCTGCGGGCTTCGGGCTATGAAATCGTGGTGCTGGAGCACAAGAGCGATTTCGTGGACAATATGGCCAAGTTCGGCGTGAAGACCTTCTATGGCGATGCGACCCGGCCGGACCTCTTGCATGCCGCAGGCCTGAAAGACGCAAGGCAGTTTGTGGCCGCCATCGATGACAAGGATCAGATCACCGAGCTGGTCAAACATGTCCGCCGTGAACGGCCGGATATTCATATCGTGGCGCGGGCGATTGATCGTCATCACGTGTATCAACTCTATGCAGCAGGCGCGAATGACATCATTCGTGAAACGTTCGACAGCGCTGTGCGGGCGGCGCGGAGCGCGCTGGAAGGGCTGGGTGAACATCCGTTTGAAGCGGAAAAGGCCGTGCGGTATTTTGTGCGCCATGACCGGGAAACGCTGGTCAAGCTGGCCGCCGCCTGGCGCGAGGGGCAGTCGGTCTTCGAGAACCAGGAATATCTGGACATTGCCCGCCGCCAGAATGAGCTGATGGAACAGACCATGCGCAATGACCGCGAAGTCGGCCGGGACAATGCCATGGAGCGGGCCTGGATGCCGCCCGATATCCGCCCGGAAGAAGAAGTGGACGAGAGCTGA
- a CDS encoding endonuclease domain-containing protein: protein MPEPLTPLARRLRRDATHAERKVWNMLRERPLGFKFRRQQPVEGFIADFACFEAKLVIEIDGGQHFDNAEDAARSAKLEAAGWTVIRFWNVEVHESMDGIYDRVAEALRALKHVQQPPHPADDFQD, encoded by the coding sequence ATGCCCGAGCCCCTGACCCCGTTGGCCCGCCGATTGCGCCGCGATGCAACCCACGCCGAACGCAAGGTATGGAACATGCTGCGCGAGCGGCCGCTCGGCTTCAAATTCCGGCGCCAGCAACCGGTCGAAGGCTTCATCGCCGACTTCGCGTGTTTCGAGGCAAAGCTGGTCATTGAGATCGATGGCGGCCAACATTTCGACAATGCTGAAGACGCTGCGCGCTCCGCGAAACTGGAAGCGGCGGGTTGGACGGTGATCCGATTCTGGAACGTGGAAGTTCATGAATCCATGGATGGAATCTATGACCGGGTAGCGGAAGCTCTTCGAGCGTTGAAGCACGTCCAGCAACCCCCTCACCCAGCGGATGACTTTCAGGACTGA